From Desulfobacteraceae bacterium, the proteins below share one genomic window:
- the dusB gene encoding tRNA dihydrouridine synthase DusB, whose product MRIGSLTLENPTVLAPLAGITNLPFRLLARAAGCALVCSEMVSANGLVHGSAKTARLLASVADEKPVSMQLFGSDPGITAEAAARVEAAGADVLDINFGCAVKKIVKSGAGVALMREPQKATALLGAVRQAVRIPLTVKIRTGWEASGAQALRIARIAEDCGVDAIAVHPRTADQAFRGCADWPVIAAVKSAVAIPVIGNGDITCAADALAMRQKTACDAVMIGRAAIGAPWLFGQVRAALEGQPPPPVDLALRFDALRAYLRASVRFFGERHACRMMRSRLGWFSRGLPHSSAFRESIKELASEAQALEKLAAYEALLRRREAEGPGKK is encoded by the coding sequence ATGCGCATTGGATCCCTGACCCTCGAAAACCCGACCGTTCTCGCCCCGCTGGCGGGCATCACCAACCTGCCGTTCCGGCTCCTGGCCCGCGCGGCCGGATGCGCCCTGGTATGCTCCGAGATGGTCAGCGCCAACGGCCTGGTCCACGGGTCGGCCAAAACCGCCCGGCTGCTGGCCAGTGTCGCGGACGAAAAGCCGGTGTCCATGCAGCTCTTCGGCTCGGACCCGGGGATCACGGCCGAAGCGGCGGCGCGGGTTGAGGCCGCCGGCGCCGATGTACTGGACATCAATTTCGGCTGCGCGGTCAAAAAGATCGTCAAAAGCGGCGCCGGGGTCGCCCTGATGCGTGAACCGCAAAAGGCCACGGCCCTGCTGGGGGCCGTGCGCCAGGCGGTCCGCATCCCGCTGACGGTCAAGATCCGCACGGGTTGGGAGGCCTCCGGCGCCCAGGCCCTGCGGATCGCCAGGATCGCGGAGGATTGCGGTGTGGATGCCATCGCCGTTCACCCCCGAACCGCCGACCAGGCCTTTCGCGGCTGCGCGGACTGGCCCGTGATCGCCGCCGTCAAGTCGGCGGTGGCCATCCCGGTGATCGGCAACGGCGACATCACCTGCGCCGCGGATGCCCTCGCCATGCGCCAAAAAACCGCCTGCGATGCAGTCATGATCGGCCGCGCGGCCATCGGCGCCCCCTGGCTGTTCGGCCAGGTGCGGGCGGCGCTTGAGGGCCAGCCGCCGCCGCCGGTCGACCTCGCGCTGCGGTTCGACGCGCTGCGCGCCTACCTGCGCGCATCGGTCCGCTTTTTCGGCGAACGGCACGCCTGCCGCATGATGCGCAGCCGCCTGGGGTGGTTCAGCCGCGGGCTGCCCCACAGCAGCGCCTTTCGAGAATCCATCAAAGAGCTTGCCAGCGAAGCCCAGGCCCTGGAAAAACTCGCCGCCTACGAGGCCCTCTTGCGCCGCCGGGAGGCTGAGGGCCCCGGAAAAAAATAA
- a CDS encoding DUF1848 domain-containing protein codes for MHPAAQGPPTVISASRRTDIPAFYMPWFMAGIARGFFSVENPFNRRPRRVPAGRREVHTIVFWSKNFGPFLAGRYGQKLRQLGYNLYFNFTLNSTDRLLEPRVPPLAERLAQMDDLARAFGPTAVAWRFDPICFYRQNGGGIHDNLADFDRIARHAGALGITRCITSFRDDYAKIARRTARLPGMAFWDPPIARKAALLKQLANALTPYGIRLETCCEVQVLAALPPAAPLAPASCIPGALLMGLYGGRISLRRDGGQRVKKGCGCSLSADVGDYRRQPCFHNCLYCYAQPSAAPAPAAVEEVLARQRQSC; via the coding sequence ATGCACCCCGCCGCCCAAGGCCCGCCCACCGTCATCTCCGCCTCGCGCCGGACCGATATCCCCGCCTTTTACATGCCGTGGTTCATGGCGGGTATCGCCAGGGGCTTTTTCAGCGTTGAAAACCCCTTCAACCGGCGTCCGCGGCGGGTTCCGGCCGGCCGGCGCGAGGTTCACACGATCGTTTTCTGGTCCAAAAACTTCGGCCCCTTTCTGGCCGGCCGCTACGGCCAGAAACTGCGGCAACTGGGCTACAACCTATATTTCAATTTCACCCTCAACTCCACCGACCGCCTCCTGGAGCCGCGCGTGCCGCCCCTTGCGGAGCGCTTGGCGCAGATGGACGACCTGGCGCGGGCCTTCGGGCCGACAGCCGTCGCCTGGCGCTTCGACCCGATCTGTTTTTACCGTCAAAACGGCGGGGGGATCCACGACAACCTGGCCGATTTCGACCGCATCGCCCGGCACGCCGGCGCCCTGGGGATCACCCGCTGCATCACCAGCTTTCGTGACGACTACGCCAAAATCGCGCGGCGCACGGCGCGCCTGCCGGGGATGGCCTTTTGGGACCCGCCCATCGCCCGCAAGGCCGCCCTGCTGAAACAACTGGCAAACGCCCTGACCCCGTACGGCATCCGGCTTGAAACCTGTTGCGAGGTCCAGGTCTTGGCCGCGTTGCCGCCGGCCGCGCCGCTCGCCCCGGCCAGCTGCATCCCGGGCGCCCTGCTGATGGGTCTTTACGGCGGGCGGATTTCCCTGCGCCGCGACGGCGGCCAGCGGGTCAAAAAGGGCTGCGGCTGCAGCCTGTCGGCGGACGTCGGCGACTATCGCCGACAGCCCTGCTTTCACAACTGCCTTTACTGCTACGCCCAGCCGAGCGCCGCCCCAGCGCCTGCGGCGGTGGAAGAGGTGCTTGCCCGCCAGCGCCAATCGTGTTAA
- a CDS encoding 3-hydroxyacyl-CoA dehydrogenase/enoyl-CoA hydratase family protein, which produces MIRKIKKAAVVGSGVMGGGIAALLASAGVKTLLLDIVPFDLKDDEKNDPAARNRIVKAGLDGILRARPALLMQPRDAELITIGNLEDDFDQLAECDWIVEVVVENLKIKQALLKRIDPVRKPGAIVSSNTSGIPLKAMSAGLSQGFREHFLGTHFFNPVRYMKLLELIPGEDTLPEILDFIADFGERILGKGIVWAKDTPNFVGNRIGVQGIVKAMQLMVEDGLTIPEVDALFGPAMGRPKTAMFKTTDLVGLDTMAHVANNTYALVVDDEQRESFKIPAFIDAMIEKKLLGKKTKAGFYKTDLTPEWKRLRTVINPATLEYEPFEAPEFPCLAAAKKAGSLPEKIRAVVYGDDRGARFAWKVLAHGLVYAANRIPEISDTIVEIDNAMKWGYNFELGPFETWDAIGVAESVGKMEQEGIPVPANVRAMLAAGHTTFYKSQNGRTFFYDFASGEYRERQLSPNILSLAALKGAGKVVKACKSASLIDLGDGVFCCEYHTKMNAINREIVAFMGEAFDYVDQNGVGLVIGNQAGGMPGAFSAGGDLLYMASLAQEGKFSQIDEFLQMAQNGIQHARYAHLPVVAAPYGLTLGGGCEVCLGAADKIVAHAELYMGLVEIGVGLLPAGGGCLNLWKKFLQALPEAVSDFDLGKLFTPVFMSIAMAKVSTSAAEARANGFLGPRDRIVMNRDYLIGEAKKEVLKMVADGYAPPPKRKIRVLGEAAQGMIQAELFNLLSAKFITEYDAFLAKRIAFVLSGGEVRANSEVEEELILKLEREAFVDFWREEKTQARVAHMLKTGKPLRN; this is translated from the coding sequence ATGATCAGGAAGATAAAGAAAGCCGCGGTTGTCGGGTCCGGCGTCATGGGCGGCGGGATCGCCGCTTTGCTGGCCAGCGCCGGCGTGAAAACCCTGCTGCTGGACATCGTGCCCTTTGACCTCAAGGATGACGAAAAAAACGACCCCGCGGCCCGCAACCGGATCGTCAAGGCCGGCCTGGACGGCATCCTGCGAGCCCGGCCGGCGCTGCTGATGCAGCCCCGGGATGCGGAGCTGATCACCATCGGCAACCTCGAGGACGACTTCGACCAATTGGCCGAGTGCGACTGGATCGTCGAGGTGGTGGTGGAGAACCTGAAGATCAAACAGGCCCTTCTGAAGCGCATCGACCCGGTTCGCAAACCCGGCGCGATCGTCTCCAGCAACACCTCCGGGATCCCCCTGAAGGCCATGTCGGCAGGGCTCTCCCAAGGTTTCCGGGAGCACTTCCTGGGGACCCATTTCTTCAACCCGGTGCGTTACATGAAGCTCTTGGAGCTCATCCCCGGAGAGGACACCCTGCCGGAGATTCTCGACTTCATCGCCGACTTCGGCGAACGCATCCTGGGCAAGGGGATCGTCTGGGCCAAGGACACCCCCAATTTCGTGGGCAACCGCATCGGGGTCCAGGGGATCGTCAAGGCCATGCAGCTGATGGTGGAAGACGGCCTGACGATCCCGGAAGTCGACGCCCTCTTCGGGCCCGCCATGGGGCGCCCCAAAACCGCGATGTTCAAAACCACCGATCTGGTGGGGCTGGACACCATGGCCCACGTGGCCAACAACACCTACGCGCTGGTGGTGGACGATGAGCAGCGGGAGAGCTTCAAAATCCCGGCCTTCATCGACGCCATGATCGAAAAGAAGCTCCTGGGCAAGAAAACCAAGGCCGGCTTCTACAAGACCGACCTGACGCCGGAGTGGAAGAGGCTGCGCACGGTGATCAACCCCGCCACCCTGGAATACGAGCCCTTCGAGGCGCCCGAGTTTCCCTGCCTGGCGGCGGCCAAGAAGGCCGGCAGCCTGCCCGAGAAGATCAGGGCCGTGGTTTACGGCGACGACCGCGGCGCCCGCTTCGCCTGGAAAGTCCTGGCCCACGGCCTGGTTTACGCCGCCAACCGGATCCCCGAAATTTCGGACACCATTGTTGAAATCGACAACGCCATGAAGTGGGGCTACAATTTCGAGCTGGGGCCCTTCGAGACCTGGGACGCCATCGGGGTGGCGGAGTCGGTGGGCAAAATGGAGCAGGAGGGCATCCCGGTGCCCGCCAACGTCCGCGCGATGCTGGCGGCGGGCCACACAACCTTCTACAAGTCCCAAAACGGGCGGACCTTCTTCTACGATTTCGCAAGCGGTGAATACCGGGAGCGTCAACTCAGCCCCAACATCCTGTCCCTCGCGGCCCTCAAGGGGGCCGGCAAGGTGGTCAAGGCCTGCAAGTCGGCCTCGCTGATCGATCTGGGCGACGGCGTTTTCTGCTGCGAGTACCACACCAAGATGAACGCCATCAACCGCGAGATCGTCGCCTTCATGGGGGAGGCCTTCGACTACGTCGACCAAAACGGGGTCGGCCTGGTGATCGGCAACCAGGCCGGTGGGATGCCCGGCGCCTTTTCCGCCGGCGGCGATCTCCTCTACATGGCCTCCCTGGCCCAGGAGGGCAAGTTCAGCCAGATCGACGAATTCCTGCAGATGGCCCAAAACGGCATCCAGCATGCCCGCTATGCGCATCTGCCGGTGGTCGCAGCACCCTACGGGCTGACCCTGGGCGGCGGCTGCGAGGTCTGCCTGGGGGCGGCCGACAAGATCGTCGCGCACGCCGAACTTTACATGGGGCTGGTGGAAATCGGGGTGGGGCTGCTGCCGGCCGGCGGCGGCTGTCTGAACCTGTGGAAGAAATTTTTGCAGGCCCTGCCCGAGGCCGTCTCCGATTTCGACCTGGGCAAGCTCTTCACGCCGGTGTTCATGTCCATCGCCATGGCCAAGGTCTCCACCTCGGCGGCCGAGGCCCGCGCCAACGGCTTTCTCGGCCCCCGCGACCGGATCGTGATGAACCGCGACTACCTGATCGGCGAGGCCAAGAAGGAGGTCCTCAAAATGGTCGCCGACGGCTATGCCCCGCCGCCCAAACGCAAAATCCGGGTGCTCGGCGAGGCCGCCCAGGGCATGATTCAGGCGGAGCTTTTCAACCTGTTGAGCGCCAAGTTCATCACCGAATACGACGCCTTCCTGGCCAAACGGATCGCCTTTGTCCTGAGCGGCGGCGAGGTGCGCGCCAACAGCGAGGTTGAGGAAGAGTTGATTCTCAAGCTGGAACGGGAGGCCTTTGTGGATTTCTGGCGCGAGGAGAAAACCCAGGCCCGCGTGGCCCACATGCTCAAGACCGGCAAACCCCTGAGAAATTGA
- a CDS encoding thiolase family protein: MRDAYIVSSVRTPGCRRAKGAFKDTRPEDLLAFILQAAVAKAPGLDPKEVEDLMIGCSFPEAEQGLNIGRLAGQIAGFPETVSGATVNRFCSSGLEAIALASLRVMAGWSEVTVGGGVESMTYVPMGGNLPRPHPEHTRKQADLYCSMGITAENVANRYQISRQDQDEFAYHSHMKAAKAKAGKLFSEIVATPAARFVPQADGTFRRETFLQDFDDGIRETTTVEALAKLNPVFAAGGSVTAGNSSQTTDGAAAAVIMSPQKAAALGLKPIAKLKYYTTVGCRPDEMGVGPRYAIPKLLDMAGLNIADIGLYEINEAFASQALYCIRELGLDRYMERVNIHGGAIALGHPLGCTGAKLCATLLANMQRLGVRYGVESMCIGGGMGAAALFELCD, translated from the coding sequence ATGCGCGATGCCTATATCGTTTCATCCGTCAGAACGCCCGGATGCAGGCGGGCCAAGGGGGCCTTCAAGGACACCCGGCCCGAAGACCTGCTGGCGTTCATTCTGCAAGCGGCTGTGGCCAAGGCCCCCGGGCTGGACCCCAAGGAGGTCGAAGATCTCATGATCGGCTGCTCATTCCCCGAAGCCGAGCAGGGGCTCAACATCGGCCGGCTCGCCGGTCAGATCGCCGGTTTTCCCGAGACGGTTTCCGGCGCCACCGTCAACCGCTTCTGCTCCTCGGGGCTGGAGGCCATCGCCCTGGCGTCGCTGCGGGTGATGGCGGGCTGGTCGGAGGTCACCGTCGGCGGCGGGGTGGAGTCCATGACCTACGTGCCCATGGGCGGCAACCTGCCGCGCCCCCACCCCGAACACACCCGCAAGCAGGCCGATCTCTACTGCTCCATGGGCATTACGGCTGAAAACGTGGCCAACCGCTACCAGATCAGCCGCCAGGACCAGGACGAATTCGCCTACCATTCCCACATGAAAGCCGCCAAGGCCAAGGCCGGCAAGCTTTTCAGCGAGATCGTGGCGACCCCCGCGGCGCGGTTCGTGCCCCAGGCCGACGGCACTTTCAGACGCGAAACCTTTCTCCAGGACTTTGACGATGGCATCCGGGAAACCACCACCGTCGAAGCCCTGGCCAAGCTCAACCCGGTCTTTGCCGCCGGCGGGTCGGTCACCGCCGGCAACTCCTCCCAGACCACCGACGGGGCCGCGGCGGCCGTCATCATGAGCCCCCAGAAGGCGGCGGCGCTGGGCCTCAAGCCCATCGCCAAGCTCAAGTACTACACCACCGTCGGCTGCCGGCCCGACGAAATGGGCGTCGGCCCGCGCTACGCGATTCCCAAGCTGCTTGATATGGCGGGCCTGAATATCGCCGATATCGGGCTCTACGAGATCAACGAGGCTTTCGCCTCCCAGGCGCTTTACTGCATCCGGGAACTGGGTCTGGACCGCTACATGGAGCGGGTCAACATCCACGGCGGCGCCATCGCCCTGGGGCACCCCCTGGGATGCACCGGCGCCAAGCTCTGTGCCACCCTGCTGGCCAACATGCAGCGCCTGGGGGTCCGCTACGGCGTCGAGTCAATGTGCATCGGCGGCGGAATGGGCGCCGCAGCGCTCTTCGAGCTCTGCGACTGA
- a CDS encoding AarF/ABC1/UbiB kinase family protein — protein MGFASGVNHMRGFRRLGTIARVLVRHGFGVVADRLSARPVSRRKTDGPTASGSPAPRRIRRVLEELGPSFIKLGQLMSTRADVFPPEYIDEFKKLQDQVPPLAFAEIKALIEAELGQPLAVLFADFPAESIAAASVAQVYAARLADGTPVAVKVVRPGIAKKIREDIRLMYTLAARLEKNFALGRVLGAVNIVQEFERTIFNELDMLREAGNIEKFAANFKSVEDICVPEIYWELTTPSVLVMSFVEGVKVDEVAAIRAAGIDPREIALIGLRSLSRQLMEFGFFHADPHPGNTIVMPDGRVGLVDFGIMGYLDEETMHQVAHVFLGYAERDYDLVMEALLASGVLPSEGVDLARFRRDLKDISEPFYGRSLQTISVRDVYDQVMQLVSKYQIHLPRNLLLLFKTLIQTEALGKTLNSDASILTVMKPYARQLLQKGYESRKILRNMGQELRNSGNYLKTAPKLIHDILKQTATGKQVVALRHTGFNQLNQKFERSVNRLVIGLIVSASTIAAALILNSDQTVIQFQVRLLGYQSLSLTAVLGVVGYCIATVLGLWLIISIFRSGKL, from the coding sequence ATGGGATTTGCAAGCGGGGTCAACCACATGAGAGGCTTCAGACGACTGGGCACCATTGCTCGTGTGCTGGTGAGGCACGGGTTCGGGGTTGTGGCCGACCGCTTGAGCGCCCGCCCCGTGAGCCGCCGGAAAACTGACGGGCCGACCGCCAGCGGTTCTCCCGCCCCGCGGCGCATCCGCCGGGTGCTGGAGGAGCTGGGGCCCAGCTTCATCAAGCTTGGGCAGCTGATGAGCACCCGGGCGGACGTTTTTCCCCCGGAGTACATCGACGAGTTCAAGAAACTGCAGGACCAGGTGCCGCCCCTGGCCTTTGCCGAGATCAAAGCGCTCATCGAAGCCGAACTGGGGCAGCCGCTGGCCGTGCTTTTCGCCGATTTCCCGGCCGAGTCGATTGCGGCCGCCTCGGTGGCCCAGGTGTATGCCGCCCGTCTTGCGGACGGCACCCCGGTGGCCGTCAAGGTCGTGCGGCCGGGGATCGCCAAGAAAATCCGTGAAGACATCCGGCTGATGTACACCCTGGCCGCCAGACTGGAAAAAAACTTCGCGCTGGGCCGCGTCCTGGGGGCCGTCAACATCGTGCAGGAGTTCGAACGCACGATTTTCAACGAGCTCGACATGCTCCGCGAGGCCGGCAATATCGAGAAGTTCGCCGCCAACTTCAAGAGCGTCGAGGATATCTGCGTCCCCGAGATCTACTGGGAGCTGACCACCCCGTCGGTTCTGGTGATGTCCTTCGTCGAGGGTGTCAAGGTCGACGAGGTGGCCGCCATCCGTGCGGCCGGCATCGACCCCCGGGAGATCGCCCTGATCGGGCTGCGGTCGCTTTCGCGCCAGTTGATGGAGTTCGGGTTCTTTCACGCCGACCCCCACCCCGGCAATACCATCGTCATGCCCGACGGGCGGGTGGGCCTGGTGGACTTCGGCATCATGGGCTACCTCGACGAGGAGACCATGCACCAGGTGGCCCACGTCTTTCTGGGCTATGCCGAGCGGGACTACGACCTGGTCATGGAGGCGCTGCTGGCTTCGGGGGTTCTGCCCTCCGAGGGGGTCGACCTGGCGCGTTTTCGGCGGGACCTCAAGGATATCAGCGAGCCCTTCTACGGGCGCTCGCTGCAGACCATTTCCGTTCGGGACGTCTACGACCAGGTGATGCAGCTGGTGTCCAAATACCAGATCCACCTGCCGCGCAACCTGCTGCTGCTCTTCAAGACCCTGATCCAGACCGAGGCCCTGGGAAAAACGCTGAACAGTGACGCCAGCATCCTGACCGTGATGAAGCCTTACGCGCGCCAACTCCTCCAGAAGGGCTACGAGTCCCGTAAAATTCTGCGCAACATGGGCCAGGAGCTGCGCAACAGCGGCAACTACCTCAAAACCGCACCCAAGCTGATCCACGACATCCTCAAGCAGACCGCTACGGGCAAGCAGGTGGTTGCGCTGCGGCACACCGGTTTCAACCAGTTGAATCAAAAATTCGAAAGGAGCGTCAACCGGCTGGTCATCGGCCTGATCGTCTCCGCTTCGACCATCGCCGCGGCCCTTATTCTCAATTCCGATCAGACGGTGATTCAGTTTCAGGTGCGCCTGCTGGGCTATCAGAGCCTCTCCCTGACCGCTGTTCTGGGGGTGGTGGGCTACTGCATCGCCACCGTTCTGGGGCTTTGGCTGATTATCTCGATTTTTCGCTCCGGCAAGCTGTGA
- a CDS encoding AI-2E family transporter, with the protein MLRLIRDWLNRYFSDPQSLILGLLLLAGFLIVMFLGEMLTPVFVGLVIAYLLDGMAIALQRIKVPRLVSVLLVFLLFLAILFILVVGLLPLLSRQIGQLLQELPAIVANGRDLLMRLPERYPEFITQTQIRQVLDFIGGELYVMIQRLLTLSVASVRGLISILIYTIMVPVMVFFFLIDKAKLLDWVSQFLPDHRGLAVEVWGVVDQQITNYVRGKIWEIVIVWGVTYATFYFMGLRFAMLLSLFTGLSVLIPYIGAIFMTLPVAVIAFYQWGWGADFAYALLAYLIIQILDGNLLVPLLLAGVVNLHPVAVISAILVFGGFWGFWGLFFAIPLATLVHAVIKAWFAQHRRVHAQ; encoded by the coding sequence ATGCTGCGACTGATCCGTGATTGGCTGAACCGCTATTTTTCAGACCCCCAGTCCCTCATCCTGGGGCTGCTGCTGCTGGCGGGGTTTCTGATCGTCATGTTTCTGGGGGAGATGCTGACCCCGGTTTTCGTGGGTCTGGTGATCGCCTACCTGCTGGACGGCATGGCCATCGCCCTGCAGCGCATCAAAGTGCCGCGGCTGGTGAGTGTGCTGCTGGTTTTTTTGCTTTTTCTGGCCATTTTGTTCATTCTGGTGGTGGGGCTGCTGCCGCTGCTCTCGCGCCAGATCGGGCAGCTGCTCCAGGAACTGCCCGCGATCGTCGCCAACGGCAGGGACCTGCTGATGCGCCTGCCCGAACGCTACCCCGAGTTCATCACCCAAACCCAGATCCGTCAGGTGCTGGACTTCATCGGCGGTGAGCTCTACGTCATGATCCAGCGCCTGCTGACCCTCTCGGTGGCCTCGGTCCGCGGCCTGATTTCGATCCTGATCTACACCATCATGGTGCCGGTGATGGTCTTTTTCTTTCTCATCGACAAGGCCAAGCTGCTCGACTGGGTCAGCCAGTTTCTGCCCGACCACCGGGGGCTGGCCGTGGAGGTCTGGGGGGTGGTGGACCAGCAGATCACCAACTACGTGCGCGGCAAGATCTGGGAAATCGTGATCGTCTGGGGGGTGACCTACGCGACGTTTTACTTCATGGGGCTGCGGTTTGCCATGCTGCTGTCGCTTTTTACCGGTCTCAGCGTTCTGATCCCCTATATCGGCGCCATCTTCATGACCCTGCCGGTGGCGGTGATCGCCTTTTACCAGTGGGGCTGGGGCGCCGATTTTGCCTACGCTCTGCTGGCCTACCTCATCATCCAGATCCTGGACGGCAACCTGCTGGTCCCGCTGCTGCTGGCCGGGGTGGTCAACCTGCACCCGGTCGCCGTCATCAGCGCGATCCTGGTTTTTGGCGGGTTCTGGGGATTTTGGGGACTTTTTTTCGCCATTCCGCTGGCCACTCTGGTGCATGCCGTGATCAAGGCCTGGTTTGCCCAGCACCGCAGGGTGCATGCGCAGTAG